CGCCGGGACCGGTGTCGATCGCCCGGAGCGCGAGCAGCAGGGCGTCGGTGCCGCTCGCGCAGCCGATGGCGTGCCGCGTGTGCGACAGGGCGGCGACCTCGCGCTCGAGCGCCGCGACCGGCTCGCCGAGGATGAACGCCTGCGCGTCGACCACCTCCATCATCGCCTTGACGACGTCGTCGCGGATGGTGGCGTGCTGCGCGCGCAGGTCGAGAAGAGGAACGGGCATCGAGGAAAGCTGCGAGTCTGGGGAAAACGGGTCAACGAGCGGTCGTCGAGATAACTCGCGGATCGGCCGCGTCGGTCACTCCGGTGCCCTCGCCGGCCGCGCCGAGCTGGGCGTGCCACTCCTGCAGCGAGCGCACGAGCGGCGCGCGCGAGCGCAGCGAGAGGATCGCGTCGCACGCGGCGTTCGCCGCCGAGAGCGTCGTGGTGTACGGCACCCGGCGCGCGATGGCGGCCTGGCGCAGCGTGTAGTCGGCGACCTGCGCGTGCTTGCCGAGCGGCGTGTTGATGAGCAGCCCCACCTCGCTGTTCACGAGCAGGTCGAAGCCGTTCGGCCGGCCGCCGTTCAGCTTGAACACGCGATCGCAGGGCACGCCGTGCTTGCGCAGATACCGCGCGGTGCCCTCGGTGGCGTACACGCGGAAGCCCATCTCGTGCAGCCGGCGCGCGATCGGCGTCACCCCGACCTTGTCGCGATCGTTCACCGTGATGAACACCGCGCCGGTGCTCGGCAGCGCGTTGTCCGCCGCCACCTCCGCCTTCAGGAACGCGGCGCCGAACGAGTCGGCGATCCCCATCACCTCGCCGGTGGAGCGCATCTCCGGGCCGAGGATCGGATCGAACTCGCGGAACTTGTTGAACGGGAACACCGCTTCCTTCGCCGACACGTACGGCGGCACGATCTCCTCGGTGTAGCCGATCGACTCGAGCGTCTCGCCGAGCATCACGCGTGCGGCGATCGACGCGAGCGGTACGCCGATCGCCTTGCTCACGAACGGCACCGTGCGGCTCGCGCGCGGGTTCACCTCGAGCACGTACACGACGCCGTCCTTCACGGCGAACTGCACGTTGATGAGGCCCACGACGCCTAACGCCTTCGCCAGCGCCTCCGTCTGGGCGCGCATCACGTCGGCGTCCTCCTCGCGCAGCAGGTACGGCGGCAGCACGCACGCCGAGTCGCCGGAGTGGATCCCCGCGTCCTCGATGTGCTGCATCACGGCGCCGATCACCACGCGCTCGCCGTCGCAGATCGCGTCGACGTCCGCCTCGAACGCGTCCTCGAGGAAGCGATCGATGAGCACCGGCCGGTCCTCGCTCACGCGCGCGGCGCGCACGAAGTAGTCGCGCAGCGACGGTTCGTCGTACACGATCTCCATCGCGCGCCCGCCGAGCACGTACGACGGGCGCACGAGCGCGGGATACCCGACGCGTGCCGCGACCTCCACCGCCTCGTCGACGCTCGTCGCCGTGCCGTTGGGCGGCTGCGCGAGCCCGAGCTCGCGCGCGATCTTCTCGAACCGCCGGCGGTCCTCGGCGACGTCGATCGCGTCGGGCGACGTGCCGAGGATCGTTACGCCCGCCGCCTCCAGCGGCCGCGTCAGCTTCAGCGGCGTCTGGCCGCCGAGCTGCACGATCACGCCGAGCGGCTGCTCGCGATGCACGATCTCCAGCACGTCCTCGAGCGTCAGCGGCTCGAAGTACAGCTTGTCCGACGTGTCGAAGTCGGTCGAGACGGTCTCGGGGTTCGAGTTGATCATGATCGTCTCGTACCCACGCTCGCGCAGCGCGATCACGGCGCGCACGCAGCAGTAGTCGAACTCGACCCCCTGCCCGATCCGGTTCGGTCCCGAGCCGAGGATGACGACCGACTTGCGTCCGCTGCGCGGCGCCTCGTCCTCCTCGTCGTAGGAGCTGTACAGGTACGGCGTCGCCGACGGAAACTCGCCCGCGCACGTGTCGACCATCTTGTACGCCGGCCGCACGCCGAGCGCGTGACGCCGCTCGCGCACCGATTTCTCGTCCTCTCCGCGCAGCGCGGCGAGCTGCCGGTCGGAGAAGCCGAGTCGCTTCATGCGGCGGAGGCCGCGCGCGTTGGGCTCTCCGCCCGACGCGTACGCCCGCTCCGCGGCCACCAGCTCGCCGAGCTGCGCGAGGAACCACGGATCGATCGCCGTGAGGTCGTGCAGCTCGTCGACGCTCATGCCGGCGAGCAGCGCGCGCTTCAGCTGGAACACCCGCTCCGGCGTCGCCTGGCGCAGCATGCCGCGCAGCCCGTCCATCGAGTCGTCGGGCAGCCGGTCGTCGGACGGCGTGGCGCCGATGTCCCAGCCCGCGCGCCCTGTCTCGAGCGCGCGCAGCGCCTTCTGGAACGCCTCCTTGAACGTGCGCCCGATCGCCATGCTCTCGCCGACGCTCTTCATCTGCGTCGTGAGCCGCGGATCCGCCGTGGCGAACTTCTCGAACGCGAACCGCGGACACTTCACCACGACGT
This DNA window, taken from Gemmatirosa kalamazoonensis, encodes the following:
- the carB gene encoding carbamoyl-phosphate synthase large subunit, with translation MPRRTDLHRILVIGSGPIVIGQAAEFDYSGTQATKALREEGYEVVLVNSNPATIMTDPEFADRTYIEPVTPEYVELVIAKERPDAILPTMGGQTALNVAMALAERGVLEKYGCELIGANARAIKMAEDRQEFDKAMKRIGLETPAGKIATTWDEALEIAEWTGFPAIIRPSFTLGGSGGGIAYNREEYEAIVRRGLDLSPVTQVLIERSLLGWKEFELEVMRDSEDNVVIVCSIENFDPMGVHTGDSITVAPAMTLTDREYQTMRDAAVAIIREIGVDAGGCNIQFAVNPTNGEMVVIEMNPRVSRSSALASKATGFPIARIGAKLAVGYRLDEIPNDITKTTPASFEPVLDYVVVKCPRFAFEKFATADPRLTTQMKSVGESMAIGRTFKEAFQKALRALETGRAGWDIGATPSDDRLPDDSMDGLRGMLRQATPERVFQLKRALLAGMSVDELHDLTAIDPWFLAQLGELVAAERAYASGGEPNARGLRRMKRLGFSDRQLAALRGEDEKSVRERRHALGVRPAYKMVDTCAGEFPSATPYLYSSYDEEDEAPRSGRKSVVILGSGPNRIGQGVEFDYCCVRAVIALRERGYETIMINSNPETVSTDFDTSDKLYFEPLTLEDVLEIVHREQPLGVIVQLGGQTPLKLTRPLEAAGVTILGTSPDAIDVAEDRRRFEKIARELGLAQPPNGTATSVDEAVEVAARVGYPALVRPSYVLGGRAMEIVYDEPSLRDYFVRAARVSEDRPVLIDRFLEDAFEADVDAICDGERVVIGAVMQHIEDAGIHSGDSACVLPPYLLREEDADVMRAQTEALAKALGVVGLINVQFAVKDGVVYVLEVNPRASRTVPFVSKAIGVPLASIAARVMLGETLESIGYTEEIVPPYVSAKEAVFPFNKFREFDPILGPEMRSTGEVMGIADSFGAAFLKAEVAADNALPSTGAVFITVNDRDKVGVTPIARRLHEMGFRVYATEGTARYLRKHGVPCDRVFKLNGGRPNGFDLLVNSEVGLLINTPLGKHAQVADYTLRQAAIARRVPYTTTLSAANAACDAILSLRSRAPLVRSLQEWHAQLGAAGEGTGVTDAADPRVISTTAR